The following are encoded in a window of Candidatus Jordarchaeales archaeon genomic DNA:
- a CDS encoding class I SAM-dependent methyltransferase has protein sequence MLRQILPLFNYKLKGLRVLEVGAGSGVDSGYLARLGARVCAVDYATSNIIASKWSEVDVQQADGELLPFRDESFDVVFSQGLIEHFKNPDNLLREKIRVTRRGGFIVIDAPQKYSLYHIYKSFLVALGCWPMGWERSCSVFDMKRIAKRYNLELVKTTGWGSWPISATGIKKLRWLRIPEGLLKLFEKNWAKVEESRVSSYVGMNITAVFRKPLTSRRKK, from the coding sequence ATTTTAAGGCAAATACTGCCACTCTTCAACTACAAGTTGAAGGGATTAAGGGTGCTCGAGGTTGGAGCCGGAAGCGGAGTTGACAGCGGCTACCTTGCCAGGCTTGGCGCACGCGTATGCGCCGTCGACTACGCGACCTCAAACATCATAGCATCCAAGTGGAGTGAGGTAGATGTCCAACAGGCTGACGGTGAATTGCTCCCATTTAGAGACGAGTCCTTCGACGTGGTTTTCTCCCAAGGTCTAATAGAACACTTCAAAAACCCGGACAACTTGCTTCGCGAGAAGATCCGCGTCACCAGGCGTGGAGGCTTCATAGTGATCGACGCCCCCCAAAAGTATTCCCTCTACCACATCTACAAATCGTTCTTAGTGGCGTTGGGCTGCTGGCCCATGGGATGGGAGCGGAGCTGCAGCGTGTTCGACATGAAGAGGATCGCCAAGCGCTACAACCTAGAACTCGTGAAGACAACCGGGTGGGGCTCGTGGCCTATATCTGCAACCGGTATCAAGAAGCTCCGCTGGCTCCGCATACCCGAAGGCTTACTAAAACTCTTCGAGAAAAACTGGGCAAAAGTGGAGGAATCCCGTGTTTCATCTTATGTCGGGATGAACATAACCGCGGTGTTTAGGAAGCCTCTGACTTCGCGCAGGAAAAAATAA
- a CDS encoding radical SAM protein, with product MRTLLINTPYKFSECPTIPLGLTYIAAVIEKNGFEVEVLDLLVSMYSDDKVTRKVEEYKPEVVGVNSVTMNYPIASKILKLVKKVNEDIITVIGGPHVTFSDVRTLEESPWIDVVVRGEGEYTMLDIVKGRDFKDIDGITYREDGEIVRNRDRKLIENLDELPFPARHLLPLSKYIAYHSGCSLITGRGCPHRCIFCVGSKMMGRRVRLRNPKLVVDEIEEVLGYGFNEIIFEDDTFTLNHKHAFAICDEIISRGLKFKWCANARVDTVTRELLEKMKEAGCHFIMFGTESGNQDILDKCKKRITVEEIREAVKMTKELGIGVLSSFILGLPGETKETIAQTMKFAEELGPFYGFHLLAPFPGTEVRERANELGIIILTDNWLKYDANRAVAHTQAVSAEYLNKVVREFNKAIMQELKKRFRMADQGLLPPEEVEALKVRRKQKLAWHLLKWDLIERYGRIQYDGTDPALRLAERIFDVARLEGKIPLELVHSFIKYYMDMGLLGYKLENGVAVWNWASNEELRRKYAPLVEAQKNKHN from the coding sequence ATGAGAACTCTACTAATAAACACTCCTTACAAGTTCTCCGAGTGCCCAACAATCCCCCTGGGATTAACTTACATTGCCGCCGTCATCGAGAAGAACGGGTTTGAGGTTGAAGTGCTAGACCTCCTTGTCTCAATGTATTCTGATGATAAAGTCACCCGGAAGGTCGAGGAATACAAGCCGGAGGTTGTCGGCGTCAATTCCGTCACAATGAACTACCCCATAGCCTCCAAAATACTCAAGCTAGTGAAGAAGGTAAACGAGGACATTATAACGGTTATAGGCGGCCCGCACGTGACTTTTAGCGACGTCCGAACGCTTGAGGAGTCGCCGTGGATAGACGTCGTGGTTAGGGGAGAGGGAGAGTACACCATGCTAGACATAGTTAAGGGGAGGGATTTCAAGGACATCGACGGGATAACCTACAGAGAGGATGGCGAAATAGTGAGGAACAGAGACAGGAAGCTTATAGAGAACCTAGACGAGCTCCCGTTCCCGGCACGCCACCTCCTCCCCCTCTCAAAGTACATCGCGTACCACTCTGGCTGCAGTCTCATCACCGGGAGAGGATGCCCCCACAGGTGCATATTCTGCGTTGGCTCCAAGATGATGGGGAGAAGGGTTAGGCTCAGGAACCCGAAGCTCGTCGTAGACGAGATAGAGGAGGTTTTAGGCTACGGGTTTAACGAGATAATTTTCGAGGACGACACGTTCACTTTGAATCACAAGCACGCCTTCGCCATATGCGACGAGATAATCAGTAGGGGTCTCAAGTTCAAGTGGTGTGCTAACGCCAGAGTCGACACAGTGACAAGGGAGCTACTGGAGAAGATGAAGGAAGCCGGGTGTCACTTCATAATGTTCGGCACCGAGAGCGGAAACCAAGACATCCTCGATAAGTGCAAGAAGAGGATAACCGTGGAGGAGATCAGGGAAGCCGTAAAGATGACGAAGGAGCTCGGAATAGGTGTGCTCTCCTCGTTCATACTCGGGCTACCCGGCGAAACAAAGGAAACCATAGCTCAGACAATGAAGTTCGCCGAAGAGCTCGGGCCGTTCTACGGCTTCCACCTCTTAGCACCATTCCCCGGGACAGAGGTGAGGGAGAGGGCGAACGAGCTTGGAATAATCATACTCACAGACAATTGGTTAAAGTACGATGCTAACAGGGCTGTGGCGCACACACAAGCGGTAAGCGCGGAGTACCTGAACAAGGTGGTCAGAGAGTTCAACAAGGCGATAATGCAGGAGCTGAAAAAGAGGTTTAGGATGGCAGACCAAGGGCTCCTACCACCAGAAGAAGTGGAGGCGCTCAAAGTAAGACGCAAACAGAAGCTTGCATGGCACCTCCTCAAATGGGACCTAATCGAGCGCTACGGACGAATACAATATGACGGAACAGACCCAGCGCTCCGCCTAGCGGAAAGGATCTTCGATGTCGCCCGACTAGAGGGGAAGATCCCGCTAGAGCTCGTACACTCGTTTATAAAATACTACATGGACATGGGTCTGCTAGGCTATAAGTTAGAAAACGGGGTGGCAGTCTGGAATTGGGCCTCCAACGAGGAACTGAGGAGAAAGTATGCCCCACTAGTAGAGGCGCAGAAGAACAAGCACAACTAA
- a CDS encoding class I SAM-dependent methyltransferase: MLTIDLNIFRIREKDTVLDAGCGDGRHTLSIAKMPCRIVALDVSRIDLLKVLFVVKLMNHKGELRAHADIVRGDVRKLPFKEQSFTKVICTEVLEHIREDREAIRELVRVLDDKGIVAVSVPTRSSERLYGRLSAKYFRSPGGHIKIYREERLLEKLEDGGLSLARKCYEHALHTVYWLLRCLAGLDNEKALIPSLWRVLLIYSPHVKPLRLIEKLFNHVFPKSVVFYLKKIRGNGQQTF; encoded by the coding sequence ATGCTGACCATAGACCTTAACATATTCAGGATAAGAGAGAAGGACACTGTGCTCGACGCCGGCTGCGGAGACGGGAGGCACACTCTCTCAATAGCCAAGATGCCGTGCCGCATAGTTGCTCTGGACGTCTCACGCATAGACTTGTTGAAAGTACTTTTCGTCGTGAAACTAATGAATCATAAAGGGGAGCTGAGGGCGCACGCGGACATAGTGCGGGGTGACGTGCGCAAGCTACCGTTCAAGGAGCAGTCCTTCACCAAGGTGATATGCACGGAGGTGCTGGAGCACATAAGGGAGGACAGGGAGGCTATACGTGAGCTTGTGCGCGTTTTAGATGACAAGGGGATAGTCGCCGTAAGCGTGCCCACGAGGTCGTCTGAAAGGCTGTACGGCAGACTATCGGCGAAGTACTTTAGGAGCCCAGGAGGACACATAAAGATATACAGGGAGGAGAGGTTGCTGGAGAAACTTGAGGATGGAGGGCTGAGCCTCGCAAGGAAGTGCTACGAGCACGCTCTCCACACAGTGTACTGGCTGCTAAGATGCTTGGCAGGGCTCGACAACGAGAAGGCATTAATCCCCTCCCTTTGGAGGGTGCTCCTCATATACTCCCCGCATGTTAAGCCGCTGAGGCTCATAGAAAAGCTTTTCAACCATGTTTTTCCGAAAAGCGTGGTCTTTTATCTCAAAAAAATACGGGGCAATGGACAGCAAACATTTTAA
- a CDS encoding glycosyltransferase family 4 protein has translation MKICLLSYRGSMSCGGQGVYLYYVSRELARLGHEVHVIVGPPYPFEMDWAVVHKIKTPQFSEFSGERLTTENFSLLSAYEYTLARIGIFPEMFSFSIRSFFKVKELIRKEKFDLIHDNQCLGYGLILMKALNTPVLATIHHPLPIDRIMAMRLARTTKERFKQIIFYPMFMQTIVANFMDKVITVSKTSARSITKYFKVPERKIKVIYNGVDVNVFRPMDGGSRDGDYYKLLFVGNTDNRVKGIGLLLRAVKYMKEELGLNVKLTIVDKFKEEGIAPPFIKEYGLQDDVSFTGFLTIEELARQYASSDLVMLSSMFEGFCFVAVEAMACGKPVVGFRVGALPEVVEDGVTGILVEPGNWKKLAEAAARLLEDEELRARMGAKGRERVERLFTWEKAAKELEKVYMEVLDADHRP, from the coding sequence ATGAAGATCTGCCTCCTGAGCTACAGGGGTAGTATGAGCTGCGGCGGGCAGGGAGTATACCTCTACTACGTTTCCCGCGAGCTTGCAAGGCTTGGACACGAAGTTCACGTGATTGTCGGCCCACCCTACCCGTTCGAGATGGACTGGGCCGTGGTGCACAAAATCAAGACTCCACAGTTTAGCGAGTTCAGCGGGGAGCGGCTGACCACGGAAAACTTCTCTCTTCTCTCAGCTTACGAGTACACGCTGGCTAGAATAGGTATATTCCCTGAGATGTTCAGCTTCAGCATAAGGTCGTTCTTCAAGGTTAAGGAGCTGATAAGGAAGGAAAAGTTTGACTTAATACACGACAACCAGTGCCTTGGGTACGGCTTGATCCTCATGAAGGCTCTAAACACCCCGGTGCTCGCGACAATCCACCACCCCCTGCCCATAGACAGGATAATGGCGATGAGACTTGCAAGGACGACTAAGGAGCGATTCAAGCAGATCATATTCTACCCGATGTTCATGCAGACGATAGTCGCCAACTTCATGGACAAAGTGATAACCGTCTCTAAGACGTCGGCGAGAAGCATCACAAAGTACTTCAAGGTTCCAGAGAGAAAGATAAAGGTCATATACAACGGTGTAGACGTAAACGTTTTCAGGCCAATGGATGGAGGTAGCAGGGACGGAGACTACTACAAGTTGCTCTTCGTGGGGAACACAGACAACAGGGTTAAGGGCATAGGACTCCTGCTGAGAGCTGTCAAGTATATGAAGGAAGAGCTGGGGCTCAACGTGAAGCTCACCATTGTCGACAAGTTCAAGGAGGAAGGGATCGCCCCTCCATTCATAAAAGAGTACGGCTTGCAGGATGACGTTTCCTTCACAGGCTTCCTCACGATAGAGGAGCTAGCCCGGCAGTACGCCAGCTCAGACCTCGTCATGCTGTCATCGATGTTCGAAGGATTCTGCTTTGTAGCGGTCGAGGCAATGGCTTGCGGGAAGCCGGTCGTAGGCTTCAGGGTGGGCGCGCTCCCTGAAGTCGTCGAGGACGGTGTTACCGGGATACTCGTGGAGCCGGGAAACTGGAAGAAGCTAGCTGAAGCCGCTGCTCGGCTCCTAGAAGACGAGGAGCTGAGGGCACGCATGGGCGCGAAGGGAAGGGAGAGAGTTGAGCGCCTCTTCACATGGGAGAAAGCAGCTAAAGAGCTGGAGAAAGTCTACATGGAGGTTCTAGATGCTGACCATAGACCTTAA
- a CDS encoding glycosyltransferase family 4 protein — MDFIFAVVAEKDGELMLDGALRICIGSQSFYPFAGGVSYYLYYLTRELLKYGVDVTEVHLGKPPIPSFEVIEGIKVYRVGFDKAAEWEKYAFFKENLYEQIHGLKTEGEWSWEGFDVFQSFSKLIASKIDELHELDPFDVINVHDWQVFFVPDFLQAGAPLVYTWHVPFTEKMGEKLGSMVAKRLSKCDAVVFSTQAYVKHAERLGVPRRKIKCIHPFVDVDRFNIPNSEGEKFKEELGIPADGEVVLCVARIDPVKSHDDLLKAFTIVKEARRWANLVCVGNGSLSENVLGIRDERKEKIFNLVEELGLKEDVIFTGYLPPELLPKAYKMADVVVLPSKMEGFGLAITEAMASGRPVVAYNVGGVSVQIEDGVNGFLVPPGDVEAFADRIIRLLSNKALRSRMGLAARRIAEEKFNVKIAVKKYLNIFKEAMERRK; from the coding sequence GTGGATTTTATTTTTGCCGTTGTCGCGGAAAAGGATGGAGAGCTTATGTTGGACGGAGCACTTAGAATATGTATTGGCAGCCAGTCGTTTTACCCCTTTGCCGGCGGTGTCTCCTACTACCTTTACTACCTCACACGTGAGCTCTTAAAGTATGGTGTTGATGTGACCGAAGTACACTTGGGAAAACCCCCCATCCCAAGCTTTGAAGTTATCGAGGGTATTAAGGTTTACAGGGTGGGTTTTGATAAAGCCGCCGAATGGGAAAAGTATGCTTTTTTTAAAGAGAACCTTTACGAACAGATTCACGGCTTGAAAACTGAGGGGGAGTGGAGCTGGGAGGGGTTTGACGTATTCCAGTCCTTCTCTAAGCTTATCGCCTCTAAGATTGACGAGCTCCACGAACTGGATCCGTTCGACGTGATCAACGTTCACGACTGGCAGGTCTTCTTCGTCCCTGACTTCCTTCAGGCAGGCGCCCCCCTCGTCTACACGTGGCATGTGCCCTTCACCGAAAAAATGGGGGAAAAACTGGGGTCGATGGTGGCCAAGCGGCTGAGCAAGTGTGACGCCGTAGTGTTTTCGACGCAAGCCTACGTTAAGCACGCCGAAAGACTCGGAGTTCCGAGAAGGAAGATAAAATGCATTCACCCTTTCGTTGACGTCGACCGCTTCAACATCCCGAACTCTGAGGGCGAAAAGTTCAAGGAGGAACTGGGAATACCCGCCGACGGCGAGGTCGTGCTCTGCGTCGCCCGCATAGACCCCGTCAAGAGCCACGACGACCTCCTAAAAGCCTTCACCATAGTCAAGGAGGCGAGGAGGTGGGCTAACCTAGTATGCGTCGGCAACGGCTCCCTGAGCGAGAACGTGCTAGGCATTAGGGATGAACGCAAAGAGAAGATTTTCAATCTCGTTGAGGAGTTGGGGTTGAAGGAGGACGTCATATTCACAGGATACCTGCCGCCCGAGCTGCTCCCTAAAGCGTACAAGATGGCTGACGTGGTGGTTTTACCGTCGAAGATGGAGGGCTTCGGGCTGGCCATAACAGAAGCCATGGCCTCCGGGAGACCGGTCGTCGCCTATAACGTCGGCGGGGTCAGCGTCCAAATAGAGGACGGTGTTAACGGGTTTCTGGTCCCGCCCGGTGACGTAGAGGCGTTCGCAGACAGGATAATACGCCTCTTGTCAAACAAGGCGCTCAGAAGCCGCATGGGGCTCGCAGCCAGGAGAATCGCGGAGGAAAAGTTTAATGTCAAGATAGCTGTGAAAAAGTACCTAAACATCTTTAAAGAGGCTATGGAGAGGCGAAAATGA
- the nth gene encoding endonuclease III yields MNQDEVKGALAAIERLYGGPEEWWRGLSAFEILVATIISQNTNSKNTSAAFKRLRGRFNVSPEVLAVAPLEELEECLRPAGLYKVKAKRIKEVSTLLSAREGGLEAILEKPLDEARRELMSLPGVGWKTADVVLSFAAGRATFPVDTHIARIAKRWGIVSEKAGYEEISEAFKKVVGEGERKKIHLMLIRFGREYCTARSPKCDKCPVKPPCKGVATRA; encoded by the coding sequence TTGAACCAAGATGAGGTGAAGGGGGCTCTGGCGGCTATAGAGAGACTTTACGGCGGTCCTGAAGAGTGGTGGAGGGGGCTTTCAGCTTTCGAAATACTCGTCGCGACGATAATATCGCAGAACACTAATAGCAAGAACACGAGCGCCGCCTTCAAAAGGCTTAGAGGACGCTTCAACGTGAGCCCGGAAGTGTTAGCAGTCGCCCCCCTTGAGGAGCTTGAGGAGTGCTTGAGGCCAGCTGGCCTCTATAAAGTGAAGGCTAAGAGGATTAAGGAGGTTTCAACACTTCTTTCAGCGAGGGAGGGGGGACTAGAGGCCATTCTAGAGAAGCCGCTGGATGAGGCTCGAAGAGAGCTTATGAGCCTACCGGGAGTTGGGTGGAAGACAGCAGACGTTGTCCTGAGCTTCGCTGCGGGTAGGGCGACCTTCCCAGTGGATACGCACATTGCAAGGATAGCGAAGAGGTGGGGGATTGTCAGCGAGAAAGCAGGCTACGAGGAGATAAGCGAAGCATTTAAGAAAGTCGTGGGTGAGGGAGAGAGGAAAAAGATCCACCTTATGCTGATAAGGTTCGGGAGAGAGTACTGTACAGCCAGATCCCCGAAGTGCGACAAGTGCCCCGTTAAGCCACCGTGCAAGGGCGTGGCAACAAGAGCATGA
- a CDS encoding roadblock/LC7 domain-containing protein, whose product MSKRWREELEKILKEMEAGDPDVEASAIVRTDGLVMASALPKSADEGLIAAMSAAILNIGSRALSELAKGELEKIIVSGNKGDITIIGVGKEAVLSAITRPGANIGLLLVEMARAKEKVQSLLKSM is encoded by the coding sequence TTGTCTAAGAGGTGGCGTGAGGAGTTGGAGAAAATCCTTAAGGAGATGGAGGCGGGCGACCCGGATGTTGAGGCTTCGGCTATTGTTAGGACTGATGGGCTCGTTATGGCTTCAGCCCTACCGAAGAGTGCAGACGAAGGACTAATAGCGGCGATGAGCGCAGCAATACTAAACATAGGCTCAAGAGCACTAAGCGAACTAGCAAAAGGAGAACTAGAAAAAATAATCGTCAGCGGAAACAAAGGAGACATAACAATAATAGGAGTCGGAAAAGAGGCCGTTCTCTCGGCCATAACGAGGCCGGGGGCAAACATAGGACTACTGCTCGTCGAAATGGCGAGGGCAAAGGAGAAAGTGCAATCCTTACTAAAATCAATGTAA
- a CDS encoding MBL fold metallo-hydrolase: MVRVKWWGHACFEIKGSSVTVVTDPHGGTVGLPEPEAKGDLVLASHDHFDHATGIDRVKAKGGEALIGFTGEKVVKGVPVKGIASYHDPRKGSLRGKNSIYVFTVDNVRFCHLGDLGHVPTDDQVREIGEVDVLFIPVGGVYTIDAKEASETIKKVKAKVVVPMHYKVPKLNLNIGGVEEFIRDKKNVKRIGGPEFEVEAGKLPAEQEIWVLSF, from the coding sequence TTGGTTAGGGTTAAATGGTGGGGTCACGCGTGTTTCGAGATAAAGGGGAGTAGCGTCACTGTTGTCACTGACCCTCACGGTGGCACTGTTGGTTTACCTGAGCCTGAAGCTAAGGGCGACTTAGTTTTGGCCTCCCACGACCACTTCGACCACGCTACTGGGATAGACAGGGTGAAAGCAAAGGGGGGCGAGGCGCTCATAGGCTTCACGGGGGAGAAAGTTGTTAAGGGTGTTCCCGTTAAGGGGATAGCTTCGTACCATGATCCCAGGAAGGGCTCCCTTAGGGGGAAGAACAGCATATATGTGTTTACAGTTGACAATGTGCGTTTCTGCCACTTGGGAGACCTGGGACATGTGCCGACCGACGACCAGGTTAGGGAGATCGGCGAGGTGGACGTCCTATTTATACCGGTTGGCGGCGTCTACACGATAGACGCTAAGGAGGCTAGTGAGACAATCAAGAAGGTGAAAGCAAAGGTTGTTGTGCCGATGCATTACAAGGTGCCGAAGCTCAACCTCAACATAGGAGGAGTCGAGGAGTTCATTAGGGACAAGAAGAACGTGAAGAGGATAGGCGGGCCCGAGTTCGAGGTTGAAGCCGGAAAACTGCCCGCGGAACAGGAGATATGGGTCTTAAGCTTCTAA
- a CDS encoding helix-turn-helix domain-containing protein — MNFPNIIKKCLREGLTLLSKRFGCLEHPVRQEVYRWICENPGAYFFEIANALSIPTGTLTWHLRVLEAEGLLEKVKFGGRVIFFPKHLRSAKIEKALLLLRNENVRRIFDIVVSNPGISPSEIVERFGLHQDTMRWHIKRMIKAGLIQVKKEGRRNKYYLGEAGEAIVSGEVKKISPSFVDFLMDRLHSERLSPELKSIQASSLTIKLKPTGPYESERVLTIDLSKIRV, encoded by the coding sequence TTGAACTTCCCAAATATTATTAAGAAATGTTTGCGGGAGGGTTTAACGCTGCTTAGTAAACGGTTCGGGTGCCTTGAACATCCGGTGAGGCAAGAGGTCTACCGTTGGATTTGCGAAAACCCCGGAGCGTACTTCTTCGAGATCGCCAACGCCCTCTCGATCCCGACAGGGACGCTCACCTGGCATCTCAGAGTACTAGAGGCTGAAGGGCTTCTCGAGAAAGTGAAGTTCGGGGGCCGAGTCATATTCTTCCCCAAGCACCTTAGAAGCGCTAAGATAGAGAAAGCCCTCCTTCTTCTAAGGAACGAAAACGTCCGAAGGATATTTGACATCGTGGTTTCAAACCCGGGGATAAGCCCGTCGGAGATAGTGGAGCGTTTCGGCCTCCACCAGGACACGATGAGGTGGCATATTAAGAGAATGATTAAGGCGGGCTTAATCCAGGTTAAAAAGGAGGGAAGGCGGAACAAGTACTACTTGGGCGAAGCCGGGGAAGCCATAGTGAGTGGCGAAGTTAAAAAGATCTCCCCCAGCTTTGTCGACTTTCTCATGGATAGGCTTCACAGTGAGAGGCTAAGCCCCGAACTCAAATCGATCCAAGCAAGCTCCCTCACGATAAAGCTTAAACCAACAGGGCCCTATGAGAGTGAAAGGGTGCTCACGATAGACCTCTCGAAGATACGCGTGTAG
- a CDS encoding glycosyltransferase family 2 protein, with protein sequence MRSVSVVICTFNRRDDAIKCLESVLAQDYQNFDVWVIDDASTDGTYEAILDYFGREKRLHVLRNEVELGNTASRNIAMRMSKGEIIASTDDDCVVAEDWLSNLVRVFDEGEDIGLVTGRVLPIFYTPMPKWLKPPIYPIIAVRTEKERAEHLPPHGCNMAVRRDVMEKVNYLNENITRKYGSLYSGEDTDLGRRVRAAGYRVVYTPDAVVWHRVYPYRLTRRHFIRRALYFGMSEVIFSGKTTWGILDAAANITAYFVRYIIRPRFYNLTLIAYKLGWLIKALGGGEEEAAKAEEWFMRFAQKAKE encoded by the coding sequence ATGCGGTCGGTGTCCGTTGTCATATGCACATTTAACCGCAGGGACGACGCCATTAAGTGCCTTGAAAGCGTTTTGGCACAAGACTACCAGAACTTCGACGTTTGGGTGATCGACGACGCGTCTACCGATGGGACTTACGAAGCCATACTGGACTACTTTGGGAGGGAAAAGAGACTTCACGTTTTGAGGAATGAGGTTGAGCTGGGAAACACCGCGTCTAGGAATATCGCCATGCGCATGTCTAAGGGTGAGATCATAGCATCCACAGACGACGACTGTGTCGTAGCTGAGGATTGGCTTTCAAACCTCGTGAGGGTGTTCGACGAAGGGGAGGATATAGGTCTGGTGACGGGCAGGGTTCTGCCGATATTCTACACTCCTATGCCGAAGTGGCTTAAGCCCCCCATATACCCGATCATAGCGGTGAGAACGGAGAAGGAGAGGGCGGAGCACCTTCCACCTCACGGCTGCAACATGGCTGTGAGGAGGGACGTCATGGAAAAGGTGAACTATCTCAACGAGAACATAACGAGAAAGTACGGTTCACTTTACTCCGGGGAGGACACCGACCTTGGAAGGCGTGTGAGAGCGGCAGGGTACAGAGTGGTGTACACTCCCGACGCCGTGGTCTGGCACAGAGTGTACCCGTACAGGCTTACGAGGAGACACTTCATCAGGAGAGCTCTCTATTTTGGAATGTCCGAGGTGATCTTCTCTGGTAAGACGACGTGGGGTATTCTTGACGCGGCGGCAAACATAACAGCGTACTTCGTAAGGTACATTATTAGGCCAAGATTCTACAACCTGACGCTCATAGCTTATAAGCTTGGATGGCTGATTAAGGCGCTCGGGGGAGGAGAGGAGGAGGCCGCGAAGGCCGAGGAGTGGTTCATGAGATTTGCTCAAAAAGCAAAGGAGTAG
- the comE gene encoding sulfopyruvate decarboxylase subunit beta: MKRIEAIKCVVEELDGELVVCNIGYPSRELYSVRDRDENFYMLGSMGLASSIGLGLALSTSKRVVVFDGDGSLLMNLGSLVTIANQSPPNLTLIVLDNESYSTTGGQPSYTAGKTSLAKLAKAAGVENVFEVSTCEELKKAFRESEGRTTVIVAKVEKGNADVPIIPLSPHKIKKRFMEAVRRGATGRRRPSCALRPL; encoded by the coding sequence GTGAAGAGGATTGAGGCAATAAAATGCGTGGTTGAAGAGCTCGACGGCGAGCTGGTCGTCTGCAACATAGGTTACCCGTCGCGTGAGCTTTACAGTGTCAGAGATAGGGACGAAAACTTCTACATGTTGGGTTCAATGGGGCTAGCTTCCTCCATCGGTTTAGGCTTGGCTCTCTCAACTAGTAAGAGAGTTGTAGTGTTCGACGGCGACGGCTCACTGCTCATGAATCTTGGCTCGCTAGTTACCATAGCAAACCAGTCCCCTCCAAACCTGACGCTCATAGTCTTGGACAACGAGTCCTACTCCACGACTGGTGGGCAGCCAAGCTATACCGCTGGTAAAACGAGCTTGGCGAAGTTGGCGAAGGCGGCTGGAGTGGAAAACGTCTTCGAAGTGAGCACGTGCGAGGAGCTTAAAAAGGCGTTTAGGGAATCGGAGGGGAGGACGACGGTCATAGTTGCAAAGGTGGAGAAGGGGAACGCGGACGTCCCAATAATACCCCTCTCACCACATAAAATCAAAAAGCGTTTCATGGAAGCCGTCAGGAGGGGAGCTACTGGCAGGCGTCGCCCATCTTGCGCTCTAAGGCCGCTTTGA
- the comD gene encoding sulfopyruvate decarboxylase subunit alpha, whose product MKPLTWTILQSLLKARIDFAVSVPDALFAEVLEKLESVGITHIPVTREEEGVGVAAGAYLGGRRPVILMQNSGLGNCLNALLSLNKTFGIPLLMLISQRGGRGEKIVAQIPMGEATIPILKAACIPFYVPESLQQLESHIVEAAERSWKDELPVAVILRRELCEED is encoded by the coding sequence ATGAAACCCCTGACTTGGACGATACTTCAATCCCTCCTTAAGGCTAGAATCGATTTCGCAGTCTCCGTTCCCGACGCCTTGTTTGCAGAGGTGCTCGAGAAGCTTGAGAGCGTCGGAATAACGCACATCCCAGTTACCAGGGAGGAGGAGGGTGTTGGAGTCGCCGCTGGAGCCTACCTGGGTGGGAGGAGGCCCGTAATATTGATGCAAAACAGTGGCCTAGGCAACTGCCTGAATGCCCTGCTTTCACTTAACAAGACTTTCGGCATACCATTGTTAATGCTCATATCTCAGAGGGGGGGTAGGGGGGAAAAGATAGTTGCCCAGATACCTATGGGTGAGGCCACGATCCCAATTCTAAAGGCTGCCTGCATACCGTTCTATGTTCCAGAGTCCCTTCAGCAGCTTGAGAGCCATATTGTTGAAGCGGCTGAGCGCTCGTGGAAGGATGAACTTCCAGTCGCTGTCATATTAAGGAGGGAGCTCTGTGAAGAGGATTGA